One part of the Anopheles merus strain MAF chromosome 3L, AmerM5.1, whole genome shotgun sequence genome encodes these proteins:
- the LOC121599083 gene encoding uncharacterized protein LOC121599083 encodes MEHNEESVGNGCPMIDIMSAPVTEPYPQTMQPSVSDIVSQNLTPPEETPNEKKARLQRKRQALYRAKKRLPGAAPTLAAVQDDQQAVPSTLAGSSLSAASAILQQQQRRNTDDELLNEIAGQYSTPPDETPPEKKARLARKRQALYRAKKRLAGAAPTVAAVQDDQQAVPSTSAGTSLSGAPAILQQQQLRRNIDDDLLNEIAGRYSTPPDETPPEKKARLARKRQALYNARKRMVETPNVATVVNRAPAPASAPVPAPAPAPTPALVDPTAAVAIRVPIHQQLQTYVRHLRDHEADQQRQFIARRRMTGHLRVAHGNHESYSCPSLHTLAPRVPCNFCSALKWPGEPPSVCCNSGQVVLPPFPEPPAELRQLFDVPQFLLNIRRYNNAFTFTSIGASIRGNDPVRQDLRVGHGGIYNYRIQGRPPCYAQLYFYDSSSEGQYDEMLNARVYQASINGVTMHRLQMKILAACV; translated from the exons ATGGAGCATAATGAGGAAAGTGTGGGCAACGGTTGCCCTATGATTGACATCATGTCAG CCCCAGTTACAGAACCCTATCCACAAACCATGCAGCCCTCCGTAAGTGATATAGTCTCACAGAATCTCACTCCACCGGAAGAAACTCCGAACGAAAAGAAAGCAAGGCTTCAAAGGAAGCGACAGGCGTTGTACAGGGCCAAGAAGCGCCTCCCGGGTGCAGCTCCTACGCTGGCAGCTGTACAGGACGACCAACAGGCTGTACCTTCAACTTTGGCCGGGTCATCCTTATCAGCAGCTTCTGCAAtcctgcaacaacaacaacgaaggAATACAGACGATGAATTGCTCAATGAAATCGCTGGACAATACTCCACCCCACCGGATGAAACACCACCCGAGAAGAAGGCAAGGCTCGCCAGAAAGCGACAAGCGCTGTACAGGGCCAAGAAGCGCCTCGCGGGAGCAGCTCCTACGGTGGCAGCTGTACAGGACGACCAACAGGCTGTACCGTCTACTTCGGCCGGGACATCCTTATCAGGAGCTCCAGCAAtcttgcaacaacaacaactacgaAGGAATATTGACGATGATTTGCTCAATGAAATCGCTGGACGGTACTCCACCCCACCGGATGAAACACCACCCGAGAAGAAGGCAAGGCTCGCCAGAAAGCGACAGGCACTGTACAATGCCAGGAAGCGCATGGTGGAAACTCCGAATGTCGCAACTGTGGTCAACCGCGCCCCAGCACCAGCATCAGCACCAgtaccagcaccagcaccagcaccaacaccagcaTTGGTAGACCCAACTGCAGCAGTTGCTATCCGAGTGCCAATACATCAGCAGCTACAAACATACGTGCGCCATCTTCGCGACCATGAAGCAGATCAGCAGCGACAATTCATAGCCCGGCGTCGTATGACCGGCCATCTGAGAGTAGCACATGGGAACCATGAGTCGTACAGTTGTCCCTCGCTTcatacgcttgcaccacgcgTGCCTTGCAATTTCTGTTCCGCTCTCAAGTGGCCTGGAGAGCCGCCCAGTGTGTGCTGCAACAGTGGACAAGTTGTGCTTCCACCGTTTCCCGAACCGCCAGCAGAGTTGCGCCAACTATTTGACGTGCCGCAATTTCTGCTCAACATCCGGCGATACAATAATGCGTTTACCTTCACCTCTATCGGTGCCTCAATACGAGGAAATGACCCAGTACGCCAGGATCTACGAGTCGGTCACGGTGGAATTTACAACTATCGCATACAAG GACGTCCACCATGCTACGCACAGCTGTACTTTTATGATTCAAGCTCGGAGGGTCAGTACGACGAAATGCTGAACGCTCGCGTATACCAGGCATCGATCAACGGCGTTACAATGCACCGACTGCAGATGAA GATACTTGCAGCCTGTGTTTGA
- the LOC121600579 gene encoding uncharacterized protein LOC121600579, with amino-acid sequence MPKVQRRTRQQQQPSRPTSSSNGAAHIDENDDAAEDPNPELDEAERSANQITPREYAAYRIAWRENAQTLMHRAGRLFQQYCVDQYCKIEMQRLKYLREHQAQLRTEAYTGFMDLAGAEGTIADLHPDNLPNVAVEIPVVQEPPVAPRRSIIDPPSNLSRTGTRVILGPSFVGSNRYMRAQYQYRFPCVAL; translated from the coding sequence ATGCCAAAGGTACAGCGCCGAACcagacagcagcaacaaccaagCAGACCAACAAGTTCGAGCAACGGAGCGGCGCACATAGATGaaaatgatgatgctgctgaggATCCTAATCCTGAGTTGGATGAAGCAGAGCGTTCAGCAAATCAAATAACGCCACGCGAATATGCCGCATATCGCATAGCCTGGCGGGAAAACGCTCAAACGCTTATGCATCGTGCCGGACGATTGTTTCAGCAGTACTGTGTAGACCAGTACTGTAAGATAGAGATGCAGCGGTTGAAATATTTGCGAGAGCACCAGGCACAACTTCGCACTGAGGCGTACACGGGCTTTATGGATCTTGCCGGCGCTGAAGGTACCATCGCGGATCTTCATCCCGATAATTTGCCTAATGTGGCTGTGGAAATCCCTGTAGTGCAAGAACCACCTGTTGCACCCCGTCGTTCCATCATCGATCCGCCCTCGAACCTGTCGCGTACGGGCACGCGTGTTATTCTCGGACCATCATTTGTCGGTAGCAATCGATATATGCGAGCGCAATATCAATATCGGTTTCCGTGCGTAGCACTGTAA
- the LOC121600059 gene encoding uncharacterized protein LOC121600059 — translation MGCSLKWFLPLLAILYWVSQTSGVENRLACGRRKVKSLYLIHNGIDAKAGHWPWHVALFHRKDGQYEYACGGSILDENTILTAAHCVYTQSGVISASRVSVDVGRIHLNETSEYTQTHRVREIIVHPGFSKNSIINDIALIKLGSNITMNKYVQPVCLWTRDSNQESIVGRNGTIVGFGLNEQDVVSDQLKQAQIGVVDALTCIASDRGVFGTHLTSDMFCGKGEKGVSACNGDSGGGMFFEVSGKWYVRGLVSFTPLRGNTGLCDPLKYTAYTDVTMYLEWIKPYIDERVLSYESDVLDIDYEEKLRLFNFETCGVKSSSYVENGTSWTLPWLGSVRTPNDGVPRCTITLISEWYAVGPAHCFEDDRNEAFIVLGSYVDLSNTDCFDRNGTTVCTHPSQTRRIKRVILHPKFDRNDYTNNIALIELLIAADTTQPNVKPICLPVTSELRTNAKTNLHVATVSLEEAAYKNMFIKYVESDECLRRYSEQHIELNLDNKRFCAEVVDEHDREKCIQLEAGAPLQERKIFNGTERYFLRGIELHGLACDSMGPTIYNDVEVYMDWILYNMRYNMQETPESVRISATNTTLEAEWNKLQQQPGKEKLRLFNMDTCGLTNTGSEIIPQVTVLPWIGSFWEHDNVNSGTAWLRSVVVLINEWYAIAPKFITQNDVIWRFVLLGKYSSNEVTNCTSSTCEGTFQLMEIKNIITPKIESELLYALIEFVEPANLSNPYIKPICLPFMDQLHQHDPTVVLLSSLDQDQVVQNKKLKLINYSSCQQRFLHEKVYNHFGDSLIRCAVEVENFRQMPLHSLPGSPFQMPLRYGDGTHYFLHGMNVAYPGRLDFFPVLNFGPYIYYPVKLADLEWMMENIYEKERNITLFRATESKRISLTPVQHNSSQTLLNFNTCGESSISYPTPWLGYVFYNVPTFDTVKCIVTLISELHAVGPADCFDDSSQDVLLLFGDTNEAVKKDCSAANNPDSCNLPTQRVAIQKIFTHPLYNKTRNDDIALIQLATPVDTSRSNVKPICLPIIDTIRNYDTSSLVISSSSYDTVNVGDRYIDVEECQKRWQDLKLSFVVDRSMHCVMLQRTVENTCVGVVVGAALHSLQALKSRDRHFLRGFFVTGSSLCSIHYPLVYVNTDAYLDWILDTMEQPANFTFDLHQELIFSKK, via the exons ATGGGCTGTTCACTGAAATGGTTCCTTCCACTGCTTGCGATCCTGTATTGGGTGTCGCAAACGAGTGGAGTAGAGAATCGTTTAGCGTGTGGCAGACGCAAGGTAAAGTCCCTTTACCTCATACATAATGGTATTGACGCGAAGGCTGGACACTGGCCGTGGCACGTGGCGCTTTTCCATCGAAAGGATGGACAGTACGAATACGCCTGCGGTGGATCCATCCTCGATGAAAACACCATTCTTACAG CGGCCCATTGTGTGTATACCCAAAGCGGTGTGATTTCGGCATCACGAGTGTCGGTGGACGTGGGACGAATCCATCTCAACGAAACAAGCGAATACACGCAGACGCACCGTGTGCGAGAGATAATAGTTCACCCGGGATTTAGCAAAAACAGCATTATCAACGATATTGCTCTGATAAAGCTGGGCTCGAACATCACGATGAACAAGTATGTGCAGCCGGTCTGTTTGTGGACCAGGGACAGCAATCAGGAGTCGATTGTGGGTAGAAACGGAACTATCGTTGGATTTGGTCTGAATGAACAGGACGTTGTGTCGGATCAGCTGAAACAAGCCCAAATTGGTGTGGTGGATGCGTTGACGTGCATTGCAAGCGATCGGGGGGTGTTTGGAACTCACCTGACGTCGGACATGTTTTGTGGCAAGGGAGAGAAGGGAGTAAGTGCATGCAATGGAGATAGCGGCGGTGGAATGTTCTTCGAGGTCAGTGGCAAGTGGTACGTGAGGGGCCTGGTGTCATTCACGCCTTTACGTGGCAATACCGGACTGTGCGATCCGCTCAAGTACACCGCCTACACCGATGTCACCATGTATCTGGAATGGATTAAACCGTACATAGATGAGCGTGTGCTTTCGTACGAGAGTGATGTGCTGGATATAGATTATGAGGAAAAGCTAAGGCTGTTCAACTTCGAAACGTGCGGCGTGAAATCATCTTCATATGTTGAGAATGGTACCAGTTGGACACTGCCATGGCTTGGGTCCGTTAGAACTCCGAACGACGGCGTTCCTAGATGTACAATTACGCTTATCAGCGAGTGGTATGCGGTTGGGCCTGCACACTGCTTTGAAGACGATCGTAACGA GGCATTTATTGTGCTTGGTAGCTACGTTGACCTGTCGAATACGGATTGCTTCGATCGCAATGGGACGACCGTATGTACCCATCCTTCACAAACACGGCGAATTAAACGGGTGATATTGCATCCAAAGTTTGACAGGAATGATTATACCAATAACATCGCACTGATTGAGTTGCTGATTGCAGCAGATACCACGCAACCCAATGTAAAGCCTATCTGCCTGCCTGTAACTTCCGAACTACGAACAAACGCCAAGACGAACTTGCACGTGGCGACGGTTTCGTTGGAAGAAGCTGCATACAAAAACATGTTTATTAAATATGTTGAGTCCGACGAGTGTTTGAGACGATACTCCGAACAACATATTGAGTTAAATCTGGACAACAAACGGTTTTGTGCGGAAGTAGTGGACGAACACGACCgagaaaaatgcattcaaCTAGAAGCGGGAGCACCGCTCCAGGAAAGAAAGATATTCAATGGGACCGAGCGATACTTTCTGCGAGGAATAGAGCTGCATGGATTGGCCTGTGATTCAATGGGACCAACCATTTACAACGATGTGGAAGTCTATATGGACTGGATACTGTACAACATGCGGTACAACATGCAAGAAACACCGGAGTCTGTTAGAATTTCGGCAACCAATACCACCCTTGAGGCGGAATGGAAcaagttgcagcagcagccgggaaAGGAAAAGTTGCGTCTGTTCAATATGGACACTTGTGGCTTAACCAACACCGGATCTGAGATCATTCCACAGGTAACGGTCCTCCCGTGGATTGGGTCATTTTGGGAACATGACAATGTGAACAGCGGAACCGCTTGGTTGAGGAGCGTGGTGGTGCTCATAAACGAATGGTATGCGATTGCCCCCAAGTTCATTACACAAAACGATGTAATTTG GCGATTTGTTCTCCTAGGAAAGTATAGCTCAAATGAAGTAACCAACTGCACCTCTAGCACATGTGAGGGAACATTCCAGCTGATGGAAATCAAGAACATTATCACCCCAAAAATAGAATCAGAACTACTGTATGCACTGATAGAGTTTGTCGAGCCAGCTAATCTAAGCAATCCCTACATCAAACCGATCTGTTTGCCCTTCATGGATCAACTGCATCAGCATGATCCTACGGTAGTTTTACTGTCATCTTTAGATCAAGATCAGGTcgtccaaaacaaaaagcttaaGTTGATCAACTATTCGAGCTGCCAGCAACGATTCTTGCATGAAAAAGTTTATAATCATTTTGGCGATAGTTTGATTCGGTGTGCAGTCGAGGTGGAAAATTTCAGACAAATGCCTTTACATTCCTTACCTGGCAGTCCGTTTCAGATGCCGTTACGGTATGGAGACGGTACACATTATTTTTTACACGGGATGAATGTAGCATATCCGGGTAGACTAgacttttttcctgttttgaaTTTTGGACCGTATATCTATTACCCGGTTAAGCTGGCCGATCTCGAATGGATGATGGAGAATATATACGAAAAAGAGCGTAATATTACATTATTCCGTGCGACAGAGAGTAAACGTATAAGTTTGACACCGGTACAACACAACTCCAGCCAGACTTTGCTCAACTTTAATACCTGCGGAGAATCATCAATCAGCTATCCAACACCATGGCTAGGGTATGTCTTTTACAATGTGCCGACTTTTGATACAGTGAAGTGTATCGTAACACTCATAAGCGAGCTGCACGCTGTTGGTCCAGCAGATTGTTTTGATGATTCTAGTCAAGA CGTTCTTCTACTGTTCGGAGATACTAATGAAGCTGTCAAGAAGGATTGTTCTGCGGCAAATAATCCTGATTCATGCAATCTTCCTACTCAAAGAGTGGCGATCCAGAAGATCTTCACTCATCCACTCTATAACAAAACCAGAAACGATGATATTGCATTGATTCAACTGGCCACTCCTGTGGATACAAGTCGGTCGAATGTGAAGCCCATCTGCTTACCGATCATCGACACCATTCGTAATTATGATACATCAAGCCTGGTAATATCTTCTTCCAGCTATGACACTGTCAATGTTGGTGATAGATACATCGACGTGGAGGAATGTCAAAAACGGTGGCAAGACTTGAAGTTGAGCTTTGTCGTCGATCGATCAATGCATTGTGTGATGCTACAACGAACGGTGGAAAATACATGCGTGGGTGTAGTTGTTGGTGCAGCGCTACACTCACTCCAAGCGCTGAAATCAAGAGATAGACACTTTTTGCGCGGATTTTTTGTGACCGGGTCATCTTTATGCAGTATACACTACCCTTTAGTTTACGTCAACACAGACGCTTATTTGGACTGGATATTGGATACTATGGAGCAACCAGCCAATTTTACGTTCGATCTGCATCAGGAACTTATTTTCAGCAAAAAATGA